The stretch of DNA AGGAATCAGAAGTGGTGAGCCCTGACCATCACAGGGACACCGACACCACTTCCAGAGCGTCACTGACTCAGACAGAAGCCctggccccagcacagccacggtccctgaggctgcagcactgacagaactcCCTGAGTGATTTTCTGAATCCTGGTGCCACACAGGATGGGGCAGATGCCACTGCAGCTGTacctcctgcctggctgcaggtctctgtgATGCACTGAGTGGGCAGGTggaggaagcttcagcttctccagctccagtttcagctccagccctgcagccaaagGAGACCCTCCCTGGCCCAAACTCACCCCTTTGGGGCTGCAAGGCTgcaaagggaaaaggagcagcCCAGACAGTCCCTGAGCCAATGACAACATTTGCATGTCCCCATGTGTTTGGAGCAGCTGTCACTCCGGAGGTGGCATCCATCCCAGCATCCATCCACACAGTTACGGGGAACACTGGAATGCTTCTCTTGGGAACAAGCAACTCTAAAGGACCCAAGCTGTGAAAAGAAATGGATATTGTAACACATTCTGGATCTGGCTCTGCATTGTGTTAGATAAGCTTAATTTATGCTCAGgtctttgacttttttttttttctcttttaagagGAAAATAACTAGAAATggcatttcaagaaagtaattcaTAAGGGCTGATTGGAGATGAGCTGATATCTTTAAAAGTGGAGTTGAAGGCTAAATTAATGTAGAATGGGGACAGAAGGGTTTATTTGTTTTCCAGTTAGAAGGAGAGCTCTGAAAATTCAAGGATAGTATCACACAGGGGCAAGGGGAAATGAACAAGCAGTGAGCAAATTGAAGCTGGAAATCAGCAGAATTGTCTTTTCCCATCCCTTGAGCTGTATGTGCTCAGCTTGTGGGCTGACTTCAGGGAAGTCTTCTCCTAAATCAGGTGAGGACATTGCCAGCTTTGGGCACACAGCCTGCTCTGACTGGGATTTTGGTGATGTCAGAGCTCCTGGAAAATGACAGGCACTTCCCCAGGGGACTTCCTGCCCACATCCCAAGAATTTATTACAAAGAGTAAAGTCTTGTGATGGCAAGCAGCAAAGACTTTGAGGTCCAGAAGTAGAAACTCCACCTCCAGTGAGCTTGTGGTTGACTGGAATCAGGTCTGAAGTCCTCAGCTAAGGAGGACTTGACTCGTAAGGGAGTGGTGGGATTTTTGCCTGAGCAAGGACTCAGAGACTGTCCCAGGCTGCATGATTTCAGCTGGGAACACATCAGAGGTATCCCAAGGAAAACACAGGTAAAGGAAAATCCTTGTTTCTTTTGAAATCAgctggaaaatcagagaattacTTGATCGTGCCTATGAAAGCCACATCTCCCGTGAGTCCTGTGAACATGGCAGATCCGTGAGAGCAGAGAAGGCAATGGACTTTGCCGGAACGAACATTAAATcacccatcagctgcagggctgagcctccTCCGTGATTCCCGTCTGAGCGGGGGCACGGTGGGGGCTGTCCGGTTATGACCGAGCCATGTGCATGTTTGCGATTCCAGCTCCAGCTGATCTCCAAGTGCCCACCTACCGCCTTCCCCGGCCTTCCCGGCGCTGAGCAGCACAGCCGGGAGCCGCACCGGCGCCGTGCCCGGGACGCTGCGACCGGCCGGGCGCATCCCGGGGCTCGCAGGATGGAACGGAGCGGGGCGGTGCGgtgcggggcggagcggggcggagcggggcgggcggccccggcagcagcggcggccccgcgggcagcccagcccagcccagcccagcctcgctCCGTCGCTCCGgtgcggcggggggcgggcccggggcgggccggggcgggcggcggaagcggcggcggcggcggcgctgcggggggggcggcggggccggggcagcggcgggcgggcggccatGGCCGGGGCAGCCGGGCCGcccctgccgccgctgctgccgctgctgctgctgcagctcctggcgcTGCCCGCCGGCCGCGCCGGCCCCGGTGAGTCCCGGCGGGGCGGAGAGCGGCGATCCGCGGGGTCTCGGGGGGCAGAGCGGCGCTGGGACAGCGGAGGGTGATGTCGAGGGGAGCCCCGGGAGCTGCCCCGGGTGTCGCAGCTGCTGCCGGGGGGGATGTGCCGGGGCTCTGGGGCGGTTCGTGCTCTCCCGAGGGAGCCGGGGGCTCCGGAGCATCCCCGGGGAGCAGCGCCTGTGCCGGCCCTGCGGAGCAGCGGCAGGTCAGGCCACTCGCAGAGGGCTCTGCTGTGTTCGCAGCGCTTGTTCTCCTTGGGGTTGCCTTGTTTTCAGGTTACTTTACTTGCAGTGCATGCGGACGGATGGATGGGAGCGGGGCTTTTGGGACAGCGGTGGGTCTGGGGGTACGCGGGGAttgagctgctgtggggtggagATGTTCggggagctgaggttgttcacCTGCTCGGAGGTGGGCTCGCTGTGCCCGTGGCTGTCCTGTGATGGTGCTTATCGCTTCCTCACGGTCTGCAGAGCGTGAGGCTCCGGCAGCGGCGGGGACGTGGCCCCGTGCCCCAGGCCCACCCTGCTCTGGCATCCTGCTCGCTGGGTTCCAGCCTGGAGAGCTCCCTGCGCCTCAGGTGTGGGGCCGGCTCTGTCCCGGCGCCGTCCCGCCGCCTGTGGGAATGGCTCTGTAGGGAAAAGCTCCGTGGGGATTCGGCTGGGAGCTGGCAGAGATCATCTGCTTCCCCGGGGAGCGAGGGGGTTCTTGCTCTGCAACGTTTGCAGGTGGATTTTAGAGCCGGGATAAAGGAACGGGATTGCTGTTACATTGTAAATGGGAAAACATCCTGCAACGTAGCCCAGTCTTTCTGGAGTCAGGCTCATCAACTCTGTAGCTGTAGACGATGTCTGCTTTGAAATGAGGGCTCCATCCCTTTGATGGGACGCCTGTGAAACCCACAGCCAAGGCATTATGTCCTAAAACTACCATGAGATCATCTTTAGACAAACAAACGCAAGCTGTGGCAGGTGACTCTTTACTCTGAAATTGAAATAATGTGTCTCCTCTGTGCATCGGGGATTCTACAGCGTTCTGTTCCTTGTCTTAAAACACCTCTGGTTTTTGCACAGTACCTTTGAAATCTGCTTATGTGAGATCTGTATGGAAGAGGATGGAAAACAGCATCCACTGGAAGGGTCTCTCGCTCAGTTTAAAGCTTGTTTCACGTCATGGAACTGTCAAGTGGGACTTTCCAGGTGTTGCCACGCTGGCATCCAGCAGACTGAATAGACAGGGATGGACACAAAGAGAGCACAGCACATGCCAGAGAACTCTCTCTTGATGCAAATGGGCTGCCAGAGCACACACTGGGCTGCCAGAGCACACACTGGGCTGCAGAGACCTGTCTTTCAGGCTTTCCTGTGCTGATGTCCTGCTTATCTGTGGTATTTCCTTGTCACCCTGGGTGGAGGAAGGCACATACCAGGCTCCgggtgcccagcacaggctgtgagCAGGGGCTCAGCCCTTGTCACCACAAGCAGCTGTTTGTCAGTGgactttgcccacagccccagctggtgctCACCTGGTGACAGGCAGtgcgtgggcagggcagggctgcctgcTCTGACCTGGTAATGCTCCTGAGCTCGCTCCACGTAATCGACCAGTCCTTAATAAAGAGCACTACTGATTGCTGGAGGTTTTAATTTTGCAGTTGGCCTGCCCTGTCCTCCCCCAAACCCACACAAAGGCAGCTTTGGCTTGGTGAGGACGTGCAGGATGGGTGGTGGCCGTGGCTGACAGCTGGTGGGCTTGGGGCAGGTAGGAGGTTGTCTGATGGGACAACCTTTTGTGTGGAGAAGGATTGAGGCTCTCCCAGCTCTAATCACACTTTgtgtccctgcctgccctcctcttGTGCCCAAATGTCCCCATGGGCTGCCAGAAACGAGAGTGCCAAGAGTGTGTGGAGTGTGCTGGGGGTACAGACACACTGATGAAAGCCTGCTCCTTTCCATAGCCCCAGTGAGGGAAATGTCCCTGGGCTCGCAGGGATCACAGCCAGCTCTTGTCCACAGTACCCACGCACTGTGCTGGCGTTTCAGCCAGGCAGATTTGGTTTGAAAAGCCCCTTTTGTGGTGTCTGCTCCTTGCTGGCTGGAGAGCAGTGtgaccccagctctgcccaggggcTGTGCTCTCTTGGCTGCCCTGCTCAAGGCTCGCTTTTCCCTGTGGCCTTTCCTGGCTCTGTGCATGGAGGTGCTGCCAGCTCTGTCCCCCGGGGCAGCCCCTGCGGCGAGGTCAGAGCCACGCTCTTCCTCCCGGAGCAGATCCTCCAGCTGCCTCGTGTGGCTGGAATTTCTGGCTTTCCtgtctcctcctttccctgccgGGCTCGCAGGATGCCCGCAGGCTCTGCCTTGGGAAGTTGCCAAGGAGTTTAAGCCATGATTACCGTTCCTGTCTCCCGGCCCCGCCGTGGGTGCAGCGTCCTCCTTTGGGGCATGAATGAATTGTAATTCCTGCTGGGATTGGATTCCTCCCGGCAGGAACTGCGTCCCAAGGATCTGCTCCTGCCCAAGGattgttttcctctttctttgctgtctttctTCTACAGTTGTGTGTAACACAGCTCTGTGTTTGTAGCACGACCCTGTGCAGCTTTGAGGGAAGGCCAAGTTAACTCACCCTCACTGCTATTCTGTGATATAAATGTGGAATCTGCCTCTGAAAGGTGCCGCAGCTTCTCCCCACTCTGGGGATTCCAAAGTAGGAAAGAAGCATCAAGAAGATGCTCCATCATCTCCACAGACACATGAAGACATAACCTTCTGCCCTCTTGCTGAGTGTTACAAACCTTGGTTTTGGATGGCCTTGGCCCCGCTGTCTCTGTGCAGTTTATCCCTTTCTCAGCTGATGTGATGCTTCtttcccagctctgagctgcagtctggctggtttggtaaTGTGGATTTCTCTGGGGGTGATCTGTAGGTGTGTggctgggcagagggatggaggatCTGGTTCATCCTGGTGGCACTTGGGCTGAGTAGCTGTTGTCCTCTTGTTGTCCCCTTtcatcctgccctggggctgctctcactGTCCCAGCAGCCTTTCCTCTAGCTAGGAAAATCACCAGGCTTTAGAAGGTATGTCTGAAAGAGTTACACTTGCAGCACATGAATTTGCATGGTGTGGTGTGTCACAGGAAGGCAGCACCTTGTGTCCTGAGCTGGGTTAACGGATAACCACAGAATcctttggggtggaagggacatttacatgggcagggacacaccttccaccagaccaggctgctctgagctccatccaacctggccttggacacttccatggatggggcagccacagcttttctgggcaacctgtgcctcctcaccctcacagggaagaattccctcCTATcatccaatctaaatctcccctcCTTTAGTTTAAAATCATCCCCCATCCTTTCACTCTCTGCCCATGTGCCAGCAGGAGACAAGGGCACAGCTCTTGGCAccatgagctgctgctggggcagagggCACCCCgtgctgcctgcacccatctgctctgtgctgtgcccagggctcctgCTGCCTGTTCCATCACCTTTCCTCCTGCCATCAGCCTTTCCTCCTGACCTATTCCTCCCCCTTGGTGTCTCTGGTGATCTCTTATCTTCAGGGCACGTTTCTCAGAGTGAAGTTTAGGCATCTGTTAGTGCTCTCTGGTTCAGGGTGATGGTTTCATAGTAGGCACGTGGGTGGTTCTGGCTGGAGGTGCACGGATCACCACGTATCTAATGGGACTGGAATGAGAAATCAGGGACACAGAGTGCACTGTTCCAAGAAACATTAAACCTCCTGTGAGCTTCTGTGGGTGGgtaaagccctgcaggctgcccCCAGCAGCTCCCCCACCAGCTGCTGTGCTCTCTCCCTCGCAGACTCCCTGTATGTGTCCGAGTACTTCTCTCAGAGTGCACAGAAGCTCTCCTTCTACAGCTGGTATGGCAACGCCAAGCTCTTCCACTTCCACGTGCCCGAGGACACCGTGCTGctgcgctggctcctgcaggcaTCCCGGGGAAAGGGCCCTGAGTGCACCAGCATGGAGATCACTGTGTATGTatgtcctgtgtccctgtgccagggcttgtcCTGTGGGCTtctttgtccctttgtcctgGTCACTCATGGTGGGGCTGGTTGTGGAGGCTGGGCAGTTCCTCATGTGGTTTCTTCATGCAGCAGCAGTGAGTCTGTGTTTAAACCTGTAGGAGTGTGTGGTGCTCATGTTGCCAGCGGCTCtggggctgcctgtcagctgtgCTGTCCAAGAGAGCCCTTAGGACATTAGAGAGCTGCACAATGAGGCAGGTGTGCTGCTCAGAGCTGTTCCTGGCCTGGCAGACCCTGCACATGGTGCCAAACAATGTGGCAGGGCTACAAGGGACTTGAGCAGACCCAGAGTGGCTGGAGATGGGCAAACTGCCCAGTGCAGAAGCACTGAGGAGATTTGGGGGCCCTTTGCGAGGGGCGCGGCCGAGCGTGGAGCAGAGATAGGAGAGGAATGTGGTGTCGTGTGATACAGGAGCATGAGGAGATTGCAAACTCAATGTCAGTGAGAGAAATGCTGCTTTTAAAACAGTGCTTGACTTGTTGAAAGATTTGAGGTCCAAAACTTGGCAGATTTTGAGCTTTATCTTTGGAGGACACCGAGCTTCCTCAGCAAGCTGTGCCCATGGAGTCACACGGGTCTGTGGCACTCATTGCACAGAGATCTGGGAGTGACTGAAGCTGCTTAGCTTGTGCCTCCCTGGTCTGTCCTGGGGAGACTGGCACTCTTAGTTGCTcctgagcagcctggcacagatgATCTGCCTGCTTTCTGCTGCCCAGAAAGGTTTCCAGCAGCCTGGGGACGTGAGGGACAAGGCAGCAGCTAAACAATAATCCAAGAAAGGATGGCTAACCCAGATAAGCTCCAAGGAGTAATAACATATCACCTGTCATGTCTGCTTGCTGGACCTGTTGCAGTGCAGTCCAAAAGCaatcaaattaaatgccaaattGACTGGGTAAATATCTCCCACGTTCCTCAGCCGTGTGTGTTCCTGCTACTTCAAATGCTGGGCTTATCTAGAAAGCAGAAGTGCTGCTGTACTGAAGTCTGTAATAGGGGCCTTCCTTGGAAAGTGTGTTTTTAGTATGTGTTTGCCTTCCTTAAAAGAGGAAATGGCAAGATGCAGATCTTAGCTAGAAAATTAAAGTTCTTTGTAGATGATTTTCCCTATATGGGGAATTTGCTGATGGTTTTAAAGCAGAATTCTGTAGGTGGGGCTTAGCCTTAGCAAGTGTTGGAAATTTGCTCCCAGGCTTGACGGAACCGTGTAAATCTTAATAAGCTGCCAAGTTAAACCAATCTCTAAATAAATCCCAGATAAGCTAATAGCAGCCAATCCTCCCCAGATGAAAATGATGACTCCACTTGAAAATGTGGGGTTTTCCAGTCTGCACCCTTTCCAGTCCCAGGCCAGTTGATCTTGCCCGGTTTCTCTCTCAGGCACTTTCGGCACGGAGCCCCTCCCGTCATTAACCCTTTGGGCACCCGCTTCCCTGCCAACGCCACCGTCCGTCCCTCCTACAAcatcagcatcaccctgagcagcGCTGTGCAGAACACCACCTTTGTCAACGTCACCACCCCTGCTGCTGGGGACTGGTTCATCGCCGCCCACCTGCCCCAGGCCGCGGGCAGGATCGAGGTCAAGGTGAGGCTCCTGCCcagtgccctgcccctcgtgtctCATCACAACCACAGCTGACCCCTGTGCTCTCCCCTCCTGCAGGGCTTCTCCACTCCATGCCCCTATATGTTCCAGGCAGATATGTTTGTGCTCAGACTCACTGATATGCCTGTCCTGGAGCCTGGTGTGCCCATGCCTCACACCGTTGTCTCGCCTGCTAAGCCACTGCATGTCAAGTGAGTGGGAGCAGCGGGTGGGCAACTGAGGGCATGGCAGGGTGGGATTCCCCACAcaagctgctgaggggaaggcagagTTGTTCCCacgtggggctggagctggggggtCTGTGAGCCTGTTgctgagctccctgcagcagtGCTAGGGTCTGCACGGGGAGCACACGAGCACCTTTCTCCAGCTCCTCCCAGGTGGTCACAGATTCTACTGCAGGAGTTTTAGTTCTTCCAGATGTTTGCCTTGGGAAGGATTTTCACAGCACCAAGCAGGGCAGTCTAGCTGTTGTCACAAAGCCCTGGGGACCTGGCTTGTGTTGAGTGCAAGCCCTGCAaactgctgctccctcccctgcaGGGTCTTCGTTCCCAAGCACGCGGCGGCGATGCGGTTCCAGCTGAGCAGCTGTGTCACCAGCGAGCAGAGAGCCTGCACTGTGAGGGTGCTGCTGGGCTCCATCACCCTGCCCCAGTCCTTCCAGAGGAGCCTCACCTGCACGGGGAGCACCAACTGCAGCCTGGCCCTGGAGTCGCCCCCCTGGGAGAAGTGGCTGCAGATCATGGTGGAGAGTCTGGGCACTGCCAACGCCAGCGTGTCGGTGGAGATGCTGGCTACTTTCACAGGTGGGATTCCATGTTCTTTAGGCATAAGAGAAGGAGCAGAGGGAGCTCTGTGTGGGCTGTGTCCCCCTTGGGTGTTTGGGTGCCTGGCTGTGGTGGCCAATGCTCCCCATCATGCTCGTTGCCTCCTCTTGGACAGCATAGTTTTTGCTTTGGGGATAAAATTGAAAACTCTGGTGTTCACCCCAGAGAGGCATTTGCTAGAGTTGCCTGTTTGGAAACACCTGAAAAGTTCAGTGTTATTGTCCTAAAGGTTGTTTGGAAAGCAGTGGCTGGCTTAAAATTTGGtggggaaaatatttttctgtggtACACCAGACTGAGGCTGTATTGACTGCGAATTGGCCAAGAGCAGGCTACAGGCAGGAAACCACCTTGGGGTTGACTTGGGGAAGTATCTGGAGCTGTTGTAAGGGGGTGTCACCATTTCCAGTGACACCATGTGGCTCAGGTGGTCACAAGGTCCTTGTGGCTGTCATAGGCACGTTTGCAGCTATTACATGACCATAATCCCTGTTTGACTGCTGGAAGCTCACCAATTAGGTACATTTTTGAAGTTTTCTTCTGCTGGGGCTTCTGCCGCCTCTTCTTCAAAGCAGAGCCTCATCCTGTGTGCTGGAAGACCTGGCACTGGCAGCAGAGGTGTTATCAGAGGGTAGCACTGgagtctgtgggagcaatggacAGTCTCCAGCAGTGGAACTCCAAGTGTCCCATGCAGTTCCATCTGCCACAGTGTGCCCACAGCTCCACTGGGTTGGCTTCTCCCTCCTGCTCAGCTTTGTTTGCTCACAAatggggagctgggagagagtttTGTGCAGCCTGTGGGACAGCTGagtgctgagctctgctgtggtGAGTGAGCACTCCCTGGGCGCCTTCATGGTGCTCTGTTATCCCTTCTTCTGTTCCCctttccctgcagctccagagtgCTTCCACCCACTGTACCACTGCAGTGTCCCAGCTTGTGGGTGCTCCTCCTGCAAAGATGGCACCTCGGGGACAGGTTCAGGCACCTCAGGGACAGTTAATGCAGGGCATGAGCCACCTGAAACCTGCAGTTTGTGCAGGGCATGAACCTCCTGAAATCCGCAGTTTGTGCAGGGCATGAACCACCTGAAACCTGCAGTTTGTGCAGGGCATGAACCTCCTGAAACTACCTGGTTTGTGCAGGGCATGAACCACCTGAAACCTGCAGCTTGTGCAGGGCATGAACCACCTGAAATCTGCAGTTTGTGCAGGGCATGAACCTCCTGAAACCGCCTGGTTTGTGCAGGGCATGAACCTCCTGAAACCTGCAGTTTGTGCAGGGCATGAACCACCTGAAATCTGCAGTTTGTGAAGGGCATGAGCCACCTGAAACCTGCAGCTTGTGCAGGGCATGAACCACCTGAAATCTGCAGTTTGTGAAGGGCATGAGCCACCTGAAATCTGCAGTTTGTGCAGGGCATGAGCCACCTGAAAACCCGTGGTTTGTGCTGCCCCTTGGAGCACTGGATCTGCTGGGTGAGGTGCTAGACCTGGCTGTGCTGATCCCCCTCCTTTTTCTCTCTAGTTTGCAGaccaggaagcagcagctccttccTTAACTTCATCAGCCTgaaccagagccaggctggtgccAGGCCGGGAGCAGCAGGCggctctgctgtggctgcagcaggggctcCCCGGAACGCGTCGGGGCAGCGCAGCAGCTCGTGCCTGCAGAGCCAGCCCGTGGTCAGGGAGGACCTGGACGTGGTGTCCGTGCGCTACCGGCTGCTGAACGGCCCCGGCGTGCCCGTGAGCTCCCTGGCCCCCACCCTGCTCCTGCTCAACCTCAACACGGGCATGGACAGCGGGGGATCCCTCGTGGTCAGTCTGCTGCTCAACAAGGTGAGCGGGGGGACAAAGGGCACTGTGTCCCCTTGGCAGGGCTCCAGGGCTTGTAGGCACGGTGGGACTGTTTCTCTTGTTGTTGTTACAAAGTACTCCCAGCCTTTTTTAGCTGCTGGCAGCGTGTCCCACCTGCCAGCTCCGATTCCAACGGCACAGCCTGTGGTGTGTGGTGGCAGTGACGCAGAGGAGACAAAATGGAAAGCAGCTGCAGTGCCATCCTCTCCATGGGAGCCTGGCACCTTGCCACCAGGAgaggaggctgggcaggggaacccAGGCATGTTCCTGTCCAAGTCACTGATCCCCAGGCTCCTTCAGTGACACCACACCACCAAAATCAGGCCCCTGAAATTCCATTAAATTTCTTGAGGGCTggcccagggctcagccctggTGTTCTGCAGACTCTGACTTGTGTCtcccctgtgctggtgctgaaaTGATGAGTGGGTGTCCCAGCTTTGGGGCAGGGTCCCCACGAGGGTCTCTGGCCTCTCAGCCATGACACAACACAGTGGCAGCACAAGGTCCAGTGAAACAAAAACCTTCTGGATTGATGGGTGACTTGGCCTGAAGGATTTATTGTCCCTGGGCACTGTGGGGAAGGGGTGCTGCAGGTGGATGGCACTGGGACACTCTGACGTGGGCACTGCTCTGTTTGCAGACATCTGTGAGCCTGGCCAATGCCACCGTGGCAGCCTGTGTGAGTGCTGCTTCTCCAGTGCTGTCCCTCAACGCCACACAGAACTGCAGCACAGGTAGGAGACatgctggcactgccaccagctcagctgtgtcatccCAGGCTCTGCTTTTCGACCTGGCAGGCTGTTAACTGACTCAGGACTGCATGGTGTGTCCCAAAGAATCCAATTTTTGCACAAACCCTCATGGGGTCTTTGTGCTGGCACATTCCCAGGGTGCTGGGGTGCAGGTGGTAGAATTGGCACCATGAGATAGCCTCCACCAAAAGAGGGTCTGGTTACCAGCTGGGGCTCTTCCAGCCTTGTTGGCAGGAGGTTTGGGGATGGTGAAGGTATTGCTGGTGTGCAAAGAAGCTAAGCTGTGCATGGAGGACCAGCCAAGACAACAGGCTGTTCCaggtgccctgtgctgcccagaTATGTTCCAGGaactgagatgagatgagataaaAAACTGAGATCTCAAGAAAAAGAGTCTTGAGAGCAGGAGTGCTCTCCATGCCCCTGGTGCCTCCTGAGCATGGGAGCAAAGAGCCACACGAGGCAGCTGGTTCCTGTGTGGTCAGTCAGCCTGGGATTGCTGTGGGCCCTtctccccaagccctggcacatCACAGCACCCTCCTTTTCTCAGCTTTCTCCCAGGGCTACCCTCTGAGTGTGAGCACGTCCTCTGCAGAAGCCACGCTGATTGTCCTGTACCCACAGACCGATGACTggttcctgtccctgcagctcctctgccccagggcacagggGTGAGTCTGGATGTCACCTCACTACCTCCCACTGCCCTTGTGTGAGCAAACCTGACCCCCTGACTGGGCTGTGGGCTCCTCTCAGCTGCTGGCATTGCCCTGtggctgcagagggcagggagttGGTGGCCCTGCTCCCTTGTGAGCACCCTGCAGCTCGTTTGATGCTGAGCTGGCACAGCTCACACGGACTGCAGATGGCAGAGCCTGCCTAGGGGAGCTTCCCCTTCCCCAGGTGCATTCAGAGGTGATAAATTGGGAAATAATCGCTGCTGTTGCCCTCCTGGCAGGTCCCTAAGGCGCAGAAT from Melospiza melodia melodia isolate bMelMel2 chromosome 18, bMelMel2.pri, whole genome shotgun sequence encodes:
- the PGAP6 gene encoding post-GPI attachment to proteins factor 6 isoform X1, producing MAGAAGPPLPPLLPLLLLQLLALPAGRAGPDSLYVSEYFSQSAQKLSFYSWYGNAKLFHFHVPEDTVLLRWLLQASRGKGPECTSMEITVHFRHGAPPVINPLGTRFPANATVRPSYNISITLSSAVQNTTFVNVTTPAAGDWFIAAHLPQAAGRIEVKGFSTPCPYMFQADMFVLRLTDMPVLEPGVPMPHTVVSPAKPLHVKVFVPKHAAAMRFQLSSCVTSEQRACTVRVLLGSITLPQSFQRSLTCTGSTNCSLALESPPWEKWLQIMVESLGTANASVSVEMLATFTVCRPGSSSSFLNFISLNQSQAGARPGAAGGSAVAAAGAPRNASGQRSSSCLQSQPVVREDLDVVSVRYRLLNGPGVPVSSLAPTLLLLNLNTGMDSGGSLVVSLLLNKTSVSLANATVAACVSAASPVLSLNATQNCSTAFSQGYPLSVSTSSAEATLIVLYPQTDDWFLSLQLLCPRAQGGCAGAEGRVSVFAYLTPCFNDCGPYGQCSLLRRHGFLYAGCSCKAGWGGWSCTDDSKAQTVGTQNLATLLLTLSNLMFLPAIAVAVYRFYLVEASVYTYTMFFSTFYHACDQPGVAVLCIMDYDTLQYCDFLGSVVSIWVTILCMARLKKILKYVLFVLGTLLIAMSLQLDRRGVWNMMGPCLFALLIMVTAWVHHGAKRRHCYPSSWKRWVFYLLPGITLAFIAISVYAFMETNENYYYTHSIWHVLVACSVAFLLPPRDKHKKPWAWPQKLTCRYQICQNDREELYAVT
- the PGAP6 gene encoding post-GPI attachment to proteins factor 6 isoform X2: MCPSTSLRVHRSSPSTAGMATPSSSTSTCPRTPCCCAGSCRHPGERALSAPAWRSLCMHFRHGAPPVINPLGTRFPANATVRPSYNISITLSSAVQNTTFVNVTTPAAGDWFIAAHLPQAAGRIEVKGFSTPCPYMFQADMFVLRLTDMPVLEPGVPMPHTVVSPAKPLHVKVFVPKHAAAMRFQLSSCVTSEQRACTVRVLLGSITLPQSFQRSLTCTGSTNCSLALESPPWEKWLQIMVESLGTANASVSVEMLATFTVCRPGSSSSFLNFISLNQSQAGARPGAAGGSAVAAAGAPRNASGQRSSSCLQSQPVVREDLDVVSVRYRLLNGPGVPVSSLAPTLLLLNLNTGMDSGGSLVVSLLLNKTSVSLANATVAACVSAASPVLSLNATQNCSTAFSQGYPLSVSTSSAEATLIVLYPQTDDWFLSLQLLCPRAQGGCAGAEGRVSVFAYLTPCFNDCGPYGQCSLLRRHGFLYAGCSCKAGWGGWSCTDDSKAQTVGTQNLATLLLTLSNLMFLPAIAVAVYRFYLVEASVYTYTMFFSTFYHACDQPGVAVLCIMDYDTLQYCDFLGSVVSIWVTILCMARLKKILKYVLFVLGTLLIAMSLQLDRRGVWNMMGPCLFALLIMVTAWVHHGAKRRHCYPSSWKRWVFYLLPGITLAFIAISVYAFMETNENYYYTHSIWHVLVACSVAFLLPPRDKHKKPWAWPQKLTCRYQICQNDREELYAVT